In a single window of the Cucurbita pepo subsp. pepo cultivar mu-cu-16 chromosome LG18, ASM280686v2, whole genome shotgun sequence genome:
- the LOC111780360 gene encoding non-specific phospholipase C2-like, with amino-acid sequence MAAKSTTFFLLLLTFYTPLLHASPINTIVVLVMENRSFDHMLGWMKKLNPQINGVDGSESNFLNATDPKSKQFFFKDQAHYVDPDPGHSFQAIREQVFGSDNTSANPPPMNGFAQQAFSMDNTSAMSADVMNGFQPDKVAVYKALVSEFAVFDRWFASLPASTQPNRLYVHSGTSHGATSNIASLLAKGYPQRTIFENVHDAGLSFGIYYQNIPSTMFYRNLRKLKYLNKFHLFGRFKQDARQGKLPNYVVLEPRYFDLPLEPGNDDHPSHDVYQGQMFVKEVYETLRASPQWNETLFIITYDEHGGYYDHVPTPVNVPSPDGIVGQEPFLFNFDRLGVRVPTIMISPWIEKGIVVHGPNGSPSPSSEYEHSSIPATVKNIFNLPSPFLTKRDEWAGSFESIVQKLTSPRSDCPEQLPTPVKIRDSPANESAKLTEFQQELMQLAAVLKGEHILSSYSETFGKDMTVKEGREYIREAVKRFFEAGRLAKEMGVDEDQIVQMKPSLSTRSSSTPTQLP; translated from the exons ATGGCTGCCAAATCCACtaccttcttcctcctcctatTGACCTTCTATACTCCCCTCCTCCATGCCTCTCCCATCAACACTATTGTCGTTCTTGTCATGGAGAATCGCTCCTTCGATCACATGCTCGGCTGGATGAAGAAACTCAACCCTCAAATCAATGGCGTCGATGGCTCTGAATCCAACTTCCTCAACGCCACTGATCCGAAATCCAAACAGTTCTTCTTCAAGGACCAGGCTCACTACGTCGACCCCGACCCTGGCCACTCCTTCCAAGCCATTCGAGAGCAGGTTTTCGGCTCCGATAACACCTCCGCTAATCCCCCGCCGATGAACGGATTCGCTCAGCAGGCTTTCTCCATGGATAACACCTCCGCTATGTCCGCCGATGTGATGAATGGATTTCAGCCTGATAAGGTGGCCGTCTATAAAGCTCTCGTCTCCGAGTTTGCGGTGTTCGACAG GTGGTTCGCGTCTCTACCGGCCTCGACGCAGCCGAATCGGCTCTACGTTCACTCAGGGACCTCTCATGGAGCCACCAGCAATATTGCATCACTCCTTGCCAAAGGCTATCCACAGCGAACGATTTTCGAGAATGTCCACGATGCCGGATTGTCCTTCGGAATCTACTACCAGAACATTCCGTCCACGATGTTCTACCGGAATCTACGAAAACTGAAATACCTGAACAAATTTCACCTATTCGGTCGGTTCAAGCAGGACGCAAGGCAAGGGAAATTGCCGAACTACGTGGTGTTGGAGCCACGGTACTTTGATCTGCCGCTAGAGCCGGGGAATGATGATCATCCATCGCACGATGTGTACCAAGGACAGATGTTTGTGAAGGAGGTTTACGAGACGCTTAGAGCATCGCCGCAGTGGAATGAAACTCTATTCATCATTACCTACGATGAGCACGGCGGGTACTACGACCACGTTCCGACGCCGGTCAACGTCCCTAGCCCCGACGGAATCGTCGGACAGGAgccatttcttttcaattttgatcgGCTTGGAGTTCGAGTTCCTACCATCATGATCTCGCCGTGGATAGAGAAGGGCATCG TTGTTCATGGCCCTAATGGATCACCCTCTCCATCATCTGAGTATGAACACTCCTCCATTCCCGCCACCGTCAAGAACATTTTCAACCTCCCATCTCCCTTCCTCACCAAGAGGGACGAGTGGGCCGGATCGTTTGAGTCCATCGTTCAAAAACTAACCTCCCCAAGATCCGACTGTCCCG AACAACTTCCAACACCGGTGAAAATCAGGGATAGCCCTGCAAACGAATCAGCCAAGCTTACGGAGTTTCAGCAGGAGCTCATGCAGTTGGCTGCAGTTTTGAAAGGAGAGCATATCCTGAGTAGTTACTCAGAGACCTTTGGAAAGGATATGACGGTGAAGGAAGGTAGGGAGTATATAAGGGAGGCCGTAAAGAGATTCTTTGAGGCTGGGCGTTTAGCTAAGGAAATGGGAGTTGATGAAGACCAAATTGTCCAAATGAAACCATCTCTTTCTACGAGATCCTCATCAACACCTACACAATTGCCTTAA